In Limnochordia bacterium, the genomic window ATGCGCATCCATTGCTCATCCCGCTGGGCATTGACCCACAGATCACTACGATAAAAGTCTAATCGTGCAGATTGAACGGTACCGGTAATCTCATAGTGGAGTTCATAAGCCTCAAGGCTGACCATGAATTCAATGAATTTCCAGGCCAGATCCGGGTTCTTGCTTGAAGTTGGGATTGAGTACATATTCCCGTAGACAACAGCACCACGTTTATCGCCGGACGGGCCCTTAGGAATAGTAGTAAACCCAAGGCGAATGCCAGGAACATAATGGGGAGCCCAGTAGGAATGATAGATGCCACCCATACCCATCGCTGCAGTATTTGCCAGGAAGCTGCAGCTTGCAGTTAGACTATCAGAAGCAAACCCGTACTCCAACCGTATATCATGGAACAGTTGGAGAACTTCCTTCCCTTGGGGGGTATCGATATTCAATCCCGTGAAATCTGCATTGTAAAAGCTACCACCGTTTGAGTCTAGAAAAGCACTAAACGCACTGGTTCCTGGGAGAA contains:
- a CDS encoding extracellular solute-binding protein, with amino-acid sequence MTRRGPDFFVYNMNHFDEAGLSTDPYAMETWDDFIDYGRKVMRYNADGAITRYGFDFLPGTSAFSAFLDSNGGSFYNADFTGLNIDTPQGKEVLQLFHDIRLEYGFASDSLTASCSFLANTAAMGMGGIYHSYWAPHYVPGIRLGFTTIPKGPSGDKRGAVVYGNMYSIPTSSKNPDLAWKFIEFMVSLEAYELHYEITGTVQSARLDFYRSDLWVNAQRDEQWMRMVPEIGMCTGVYPFIGLDALGSAWGGLVSDPVSGKAPLSSNALSEVQRLVNLALEK